One part of the Vitis riparia cultivar Riparia Gloire de Montpellier isolate 1030 chromosome 8, EGFV_Vit.rip_1.0, whole genome shotgun sequence genome encodes these proteins:
- the LOC117919930 gene encoding pentatricopeptide repeat-containing protein At5g42450, mitochondrial: MKSPCFSRTRNHFYCDSIMHSIAYKTLHSLAKFKPQRETHALACNQFKESQRAHGRAIKLGTTILEPDIVCSYSASKALWDACKLFDEVPNWDVVSATATIGCFARYHHHEEAIYFFSRMLALNIKPNQFSFGTVIPSSTALQDLNSGRQLHACAIKMGLESNVFVGSAVVDFYAKLTSINEAQKAFEDTHEPNVVSYTTLIRGYLKKERFDDALALFRRMPERNVVSWNAMISGYSQMGYNEEAVNLFIVMLREGMLPNERTFPCAISAVANIAALGMGRSFHGSAVKFLGKFDVFIGNSLVSFYAKCGSMEESLLVFNTLPKKNIVSWNALICGYANHGRGMEAIDFFEKMQDTGLRPNSVTLLGLLLACNHSGLVDKGYSYFNKARVEEPGLLTPEHHACMVDLLSRSGRFKEAEKFLHELPFVPGIGFWKALLGGCRIHSNMELGELAARKILALDPEDVSSYVMLSNAHSAAGRWQSASMIRKEMREKRMKGVPGSSWIEIRSKVHIFVTGDRNHDQHDEIYQVLGFCIQHLRETYSLGHPEVEDIKLYYQ; the protein is encoded by the coding sequence ATGAAATCTCCATGTTTTTCTAGGACTCGTAACCATTTTTACTGTGATAGCATCATGCACTCCATAGCTTACAAGACTTTGCACTCTCTAGCTAAATTCAAGCCACAAAGAGAAACCCACGCCTTAGCTTGCAACCAATTCAAAGAAAGCCAGAGAGCTCATGGCCGTGCCATCAAACTAGGAACCACTATCCTTGAACCAGACATCGTTTGCTCATACTCTGCATCAAAGGCATTATGGGATGCTTGTAAATTGTTCGATGAAGTGCCTAACTGGGACGTGGTGTCGGCCACAGCCACAATTGGCTGCTTTGCTCGATATCATCATCATGAAGAGGCCATCTATTTCTTCTCAAGGATGTTAGCGTTGAATATCAAGCCTAACCAGTTCAGCTTTGGTACCGTAATTCCCTCATCGACTGCTCTGCAAGACCTTAATTCAGGCAGGCAACTCCATGCTTGTGCAATTAAGATGGGCCTTGAATCGAATGTGTTTGTGGGTAGTGCAGTTGTCGATTTTTATGCCAAGTTGACCAGTATAAATGAAGCCCAGAAAGCTTTTGAAGATACCCATGAGCCCAATGTCGTTTCTTACACAACTTTAATACGTGGGTACCTGAAGAAAGAGAGGTTTGATGATGCTCTTGCACTTTTCCGGAGGATGCCTGAGAGAAATGTAGTTTCATGGAATGCAATGATTAGTGGGTACAGCCAAATGGGCTACAACGAAGAGGCTGTGAATCTTTTTATTGTGATGCTGAGAGAAGGCATGCTGCCTAATGAGCGTACTTTTCCTTGTGCTATTAGCGCAGTTGCCAATATAGCAGCTCTTGGCATGGGCAGAAGCTTTCATGGTTCTGCGGTTAAGTTCTTGGGTAAGTTTGATGTGTTTATTGGGAATTCTTTAGTTAGCTTCTACGCAAAATGTGGAAGCATGGAAGAGAGTCTCTTGGTCTTTAATACACTTCCCAAGAAAAATATAGTCTCTTGGAATGCTTTGATATGTGGCTACGCCAACCATGGAAGAGGAATGGAAGCCATAGATTTCTTCGAGAAAATGCAGGACACAGGACTAAGGCCTAACAGTGTTACTCTTCTCGGCCTATTATTGGCTTGCAACCATTCCGGTCTTGTTGACAAGGGCTATTCATATTTCAACAAAGCAAGGGTAGAGGAGCCCGGCCTGCTAACGCCTGAGCACCATGCGTGTATGGTTGATTTACTCTCACGCTCTGGGCGTTTCAAGGAAGCAGAGAAGTTTCTTCATGAACTGCCTTTTGTTCCAGGAATTGGGTTTTGGAAAGCCTTGCTTGGCGGCTGCCGGATCCATTCAAATATGGAATTGGGGGAGCTCGCAGCCAGAAAGATACTGGCTTTGGACCCTGAAGATGTGTCATCATATGTGATGCTGTCCAACGCACATTCTGCAGCTGGTAGGTGGCAGAGCGCGTCAATGATAAGGAAGGAGATGCGGGAGAAGAGGATGAAGGGAGTTCCAGGTTCCAGTTGGATTGAAATCAGAAGCAAAGTTCATATCTTTGTTACAGGGGATAGAAACCATGACCAACACGATGAGATTTATCAGGTATTGGGATTTTGTATTCAACATTTAAGGGAGACTTATTCTTTGGGCCATCCTGAGGTGGAGGATATAAAACTTTATTATCAGTAA
- the LOC117919631 gene encoding 60S ribosomal protein L23a-like gives MAPSKVESTKKTDPKAQAQKAAKTVKSGGGTFKKKAKKIRTSVTFHRPRTLKKERSPKYPRISAPPRNKLDQYQILKYPLTTESAMKKIEDNNTLVFIVDIRADKKKIKDAMKKMYDIQTKKVNTLIRPDGTKKAYVRLTPDYDALDVANKIGII, from the exons ATGGCTCCTTCGAAAG TTGAATCCACAAAAAAGACTGACCCAAAAGCCCAGGCCCAAAAGGCTGCCAAGACAGTGAAATCAGGTGGAGGGACTTTTAAGAAGAAAGCCAAGAAAATACGAACATCAGTTACATTTCACCGGCCAAGGACACTGAAGAAGGAAAGAAGTCCCAAGTACCCTCGCATTAGTGCCCCTCCCAGGAACAAGCTTGACCAGTACCAGATCCTCAAATATCCCCTCACAACTGAGTCTGCAATGAAGAAAATTGAAGACAACAACACTCTTGTCTTCATTGTTGACATCCGTGCTGACAAAAAGAAGATAAAGGATGCAATGAAGAAAATGTATGACATTCAGACCAAGAAAGTGAATACCTTGATCAG GCCTGATGGGACAAAGAAAGCATATGTTAGGTTGACGCCAGATTATGATGCTTTGGATGTGGCAAACAAGATTGgtattatttaa
- the LOC117920431 gene encoding serine/threonine-protein kinase AFC1 isoform X4: METQRITEFPHKNMDKRPRKRPRLTWDMPPPLPPPKVVSLPLLVNLHVVQVVPGMYCSQEFVSNYPYSSLFYKGVTRNGSPPWRPDDKDGHYIFAIGENLTPRYRIISKMGEGTFGQVLECFDNDKKEVVAIKIVRSIHKYREAAMIEIDVLQKLARHDVGGTRCVQIRNWFDYRNHICIVFEKLGPSLYDFLRKNSYRSFPIDLVRELGRQLLESVAFMHDLRLIHTDLKPENILLVSSDYIKVPDYKFLSRTIKDGSYFKNLPKSSAIKLIDFGSTTFEHQDHNYVVSTRHYRAPEVILGLGWNYPCDLWSVGCILIELCSGEALFQTHENLEHLAMMERVLGPLPQHMVLRADRRAEKYFRRGARLDWPEGATSRESMRAVWKLPRLQIGNGASAASSLLPLWSLLIHALLTWAI; this comes from the exons ATGGAGACACAGAGGATCACAGAATTTCCACACAAGAACATGGACAAACGCCCGAGGAAACGTCCTCGCTTGACCTGGGACATGCCTCCTCCCCTTCCCCCTCCCAAG GTTGTTTCTTTGCCTTTGCTTGTGAATCTTCATGTTGTGCAGGTTGTTCCGGGGATGTATTGCAGTCAGGAGTTTGTGTCTAACTACCCCTACTCGTCTCTTTTCTACAAGGGAGTCACTCGCAATGGATCACCGCCTTGGAGGCCTGATGATAAGGACGGCCATTATATTTTTGCCATTGGAGAAAATTTAACTCCGAGAT ACAGGATTATCAGCAAGATGGGTGAAG GGACATTTGGGCAAGTGCTGGAATGCTTTGACAATGACAAGAAAGAAGTTGTGGCAATTAAAATTGTTCGTTCAATACATAAGTACCGTGAAGCTGCAATGATTGAAATTGATGTGCTACAGAAGCTTGCCAGGCATGATGTTGGAGGCACTCG TTGTGTGCAAATACGGAATTGGTTTGACTATCGTAATCATATTTGTATT GTCTTTGAGAAGCTTGGACCAAGCTTATACGATTTTCTCCGCAAAAACAGCTACCGTTCTTTTCCTATTGATCTTGTTCGGGAGCTTGGCAGACAACTTTTGGAGTCTGTAGCAT TTATGCATGATTTACGCCTTATCCACACTGATCTGAAGCcagaaaatattcttcttgTTTCTTCAGATTACATCAAAGTGCCAGATTATAAG TTTCTATCGCGGACTATTAAAGATGGTTCCTATTTCAAGAATCTGCCTAAGTCAAGCGCCATTAAGCTCATTGATTTTGGGAGTACAACATTTGAACACCAGGATCACAACTATGTGGTGTCAACAAGACATTACCGTGCACCAGAGGTTATTTTGG GCCTTGGATGGAACTACCCTTGTGATCTATGGAGTGTAGGATGCATACTTATTGAACTTTGCTCA GGGGAGGCCCTTTTCCAAACACATGAGAACTTGGAACATCTTGCAATGATGGAGAGGGTGTTGGGACCTCTGCCCCAACATATGGTGCTGAGAGCTGA CCGCCGTGCTGAGAAATATTTCAGGAGAGGTGCACGATTAGATTGGCCCGAGGGTGCAACCTCTAGAGAAAGCATGAGAGCAGTTTGGAAATTGCCCCGTCTTCAG ATAGGGAATGGTGCTTCTGCTGCTTCTTCATTGCTTCCATTGTGGTCATTGTTGATCCATGCTTTGCTGACTTGGGCGATATAA
- the LOC117920431 gene encoding serine/threonine-protein kinase AFC1 isoform X1 has translation METQRITEFPHKNMDKRPRKRPRLTWDMPPPLPPPKVVSLPLLVNLHVVQVVPGMYCSQEFVSNYPYSSLFYKGVTRNGSPPWRPDDKDGHYIFAIGENLTPRYRIISKMGEGTFGQVLECFDNDKKEVVAIKIVRSIHKYREAAMIEIDVLQKLARHDVGGTRCVQIRNWFDYRNHICIVFEKLGPSLYDFLRKNSYRSFPIDLVRELGRQLLESVAFMHDLRLIHTDLKPENILLVSSDYIKVPDYKFLSRTIKDGSYFKNLPKSSAIKLIDFGSTTFEHQDHNYVVSTRHYRAPEVILGLGWNYPCDLWSVGCILIELCSGEALFQTHENLEHLAMMERVLGPLPQHMVLRADRRAEKYFRRGARLDWPEGATSRESMRAVWKLPRLQNLVMQHVDHSAGDLIDLLQGLLRYDPAERLKAREALRHPFFTRDVRRCGYPL, from the exons ATGGAGACACAGAGGATCACAGAATTTCCACACAAGAACATGGACAAACGCCCGAGGAAACGTCCTCGCTTGACCTGGGACATGCCTCCTCCCCTTCCCCCTCCCAAG GTTGTTTCTTTGCCTTTGCTTGTGAATCTTCATGTTGTGCAGGTTGTTCCGGGGATGTATTGCAGTCAGGAGTTTGTGTCTAACTACCCCTACTCGTCTCTTTTCTACAAGGGAGTCACTCGCAATGGATCACCGCCTTGGAGGCCTGATGATAAGGACGGCCATTATATTTTTGCCATTGGAGAAAATTTAACTCCGAGAT ACAGGATTATCAGCAAGATGGGTGAAG GGACATTTGGGCAAGTGCTGGAATGCTTTGACAATGACAAGAAAGAAGTTGTGGCAATTAAAATTGTTCGTTCAATACATAAGTACCGTGAAGCTGCAATGATTGAAATTGATGTGCTACAGAAGCTTGCCAGGCATGATGTTGGAGGCACTCG TTGTGTGCAAATACGGAATTGGTTTGACTATCGTAATCATATTTGTATT GTCTTTGAGAAGCTTGGACCAAGCTTATACGATTTTCTCCGCAAAAACAGCTACCGTTCTTTTCCTATTGATCTTGTTCGGGAGCTTGGCAGACAACTTTTGGAGTCTGTAGCAT TTATGCATGATTTACGCCTTATCCACACTGATCTGAAGCcagaaaatattcttcttgTTTCTTCAGATTACATCAAAGTGCCAGATTATAAG TTTCTATCGCGGACTATTAAAGATGGTTCCTATTTCAAGAATCTGCCTAAGTCAAGCGCCATTAAGCTCATTGATTTTGGGAGTACAACATTTGAACACCAGGATCACAACTATGTGGTGTCAACAAGACATTACCGTGCACCAGAGGTTATTTTGG GCCTTGGATGGAACTACCCTTGTGATCTATGGAGTGTAGGATGCATACTTATTGAACTTTGCTCA GGGGAGGCCCTTTTCCAAACACATGAGAACTTGGAACATCTTGCAATGATGGAGAGGGTGTTGGGACCTCTGCCCCAACATATGGTGCTGAGAGCTGA CCGCCGTGCTGAGAAATATTTCAGGAGAGGTGCACGATTAGATTGGCCCGAGGGTGCAACCTCTAGAGAAAGCATGAGAGCAGTTTGGAAATTGCCCCGTCTTCAG AACCTTGTAATGCAGCATGTGGATCACTCTGCTGGTGATCTGATTGATCTCTTGCAAGGGCTGCTAAGATATGACCCAGCGGAGCGGCTTAAAGCAAGGGAAGCTCTCAGACATCCTTTTTTCACAAGGGATGTGAGAAGATGTGGCTACCCCTTGTAA
- the LOC117920431 gene encoding serine/threonine-protein kinase AFC1 isoform X2, which produces METQRITEFPHKNMDKRPRKRPRLTWDMPPPLPPPKVVQVVPGMYCSQEFVSNYPYSSLFYKGVTRNGSPPWRPDDKDGHYIFAIGENLTPRYRIISKMGEGTFGQVLECFDNDKKEVVAIKIVRSIHKYREAAMIEIDVLQKLARHDVGGTRCVQIRNWFDYRNHICIVFEKLGPSLYDFLRKNSYRSFPIDLVRELGRQLLESVAFMHDLRLIHTDLKPENILLVSSDYIKVPDYKFLSRTIKDGSYFKNLPKSSAIKLIDFGSTTFEHQDHNYVVSTRHYRAPEVILGLGWNYPCDLWSVGCILIELCSGEALFQTHENLEHLAMMERVLGPLPQHMVLRADRRAEKYFRRGARLDWPEGATSRESMRAVWKLPRLQNLVMQHVDHSAGDLIDLLQGLLRYDPAERLKAREALRHPFFTRDVRRCGYPL; this is translated from the exons ATGGAGACACAGAGGATCACAGAATTTCCACACAAGAACATGGACAAACGCCCGAGGAAACGTCCTCGCTTGACCTGGGACATGCCTCCTCCCCTTCCCCCTCCCAAG GTTGTGCAGGTTGTTCCGGGGATGTATTGCAGTCAGGAGTTTGTGTCTAACTACCCCTACTCGTCTCTTTTCTACAAGGGAGTCACTCGCAATGGATCACCGCCTTGGAGGCCTGATGATAAGGACGGCCATTATATTTTTGCCATTGGAGAAAATTTAACTCCGAGAT ACAGGATTATCAGCAAGATGGGTGAAG GGACATTTGGGCAAGTGCTGGAATGCTTTGACAATGACAAGAAAGAAGTTGTGGCAATTAAAATTGTTCGTTCAATACATAAGTACCGTGAAGCTGCAATGATTGAAATTGATGTGCTACAGAAGCTTGCCAGGCATGATGTTGGAGGCACTCG TTGTGTGCAAATACGGAATTGGTTTGACTATCGTAATCATATTTGTATT GTCTTTGAGAAGCTTGGACCAAGCTTATACGATTTTCTCCGCAAAAACAGCTACCGTTCTTTTCCTATTGATCTTGTTCGGGAGCTTGGCAGACAACTTTTGGAGTCTGTAGCAT TTATGCATGATTTACGCCTTATCCACACTGATCTGAAGCcagaaaatattcttcttgTTTCTTCAGATTACATCAAAGTGCCAGATTATAAG TTTCTATCGCGGACTATTAAAGATGGTTCCTATTTCAAGAATCTGCCTAAGTCAAGCGCCATTAAGCTCATTGATTTTGGGAGTACAACATTTGAACACCAGGATCACAACTATGTGGTGTCAACAAGACATTACCGTGCACCAGAGGTTATTTTGG GCCTTGGATGGAACTACCCTTGTGATCTATGGAGTGTAGGATGCATACTTATTGAACTTTGCTCA GGGGAGGCCCTTTTCCAAACACATGAGAACTTGGAACATCTTGCAATGATGGAGAGGGTGTTGGGACCTCTGCCCCAACATATGGTGCTGAGAGCTGA CCGCCGTGCTGAGAAATATTTCAGGAGAGGTGCACGATTAGATTGGCCCGAGGGTGCAACCTCTAGAGAAAGCATGAGAGCAGTTTGGAAATTGCCCCGTCTTCAG AACCTTGTAATGCAGCATGTGGATCACTCTGCTGGTGATCTGATTGATCTCTTGCAAGGGCTGCTAAGATATGACCCAGCGGAGCGGCTTAAAGCAAGGGAAGCTCTCAGACATCCTTTTTTCACAAGGGATGTGAGAAGATGTGGCTACCCCTTGTAA
- the LOC117920431 gene encoding serine/threonine-protein kinase AFC1 isoform X3, whose protein sequence is METQRITEFPHKNMDKRPRKRPRLTWDMPPPLPPPKVVPGMYCSQEFVSNYPYSSLFYKGVTRNGSPPWRPDDKDGHYIFAIGENLTPRYRIISKMGEGTFGQVLECFDNDKKEVVAIKIVRSIHKYREAAMIEIDVLQKLARHDVGGTRCVQIRNWFDYRNHICIVFEKLGPSLYDFLRKNSYRSFPIDLVRELGRQLLESVAFMHDLRLIHTDLKPENILLVSSDYIKVPDYKFLSRTIKDGSYFKNLPKSSAIKLIDFGSTTFEHQDHNYVVSTRHYRAPEVILGLGWNYPCDLWSVGCILIELCSGEALFQTHENLEHLAMMERVLGPLPQHMVLRADRRAEKYFRRGARLDWPEGATSRESMRAVWKLPRLQNLVMQHVDHSAGDLIDLLQGLLRYDPAERLKAREALRHPFFTRDVRRCGYPL, encoded by the exons ATGGAGACACAGAGGATCACAGAATTTCCACACAAGAACATGGACAAACGCCCGAGGAAACGTCCTCGCTTGACCTGGGACATGCCTCCTCCCCTTCCCCCTCCCAAG GTTGTTCCGGGGATGTATTGCAGTCAGGAGTTTGTGTCTAACTACCCCTACTCGTCTCTTTTCTACAAGGGAGTCACTCGCAATGGATCACCGCCTTGGAGGCCTGATGATAAGGACGGCCATTATATTTTTGCCATTGGAGAAAATTTAACTCCGAGAT ACAGGATTATCAGCAAGATGGGTGAAG GGACATTTGGGCAAGTGCTGGAATGCTTTGACAATGACAAGAAAGAAGTTGTGGCAATTAAAATTGTTCGTTCAATACATAAGTACCGTGAAGCTGCAATGATTGAAATTGATGTGCTACAGAAGCTTGCCAGGCATGATGTTGGAGGCACTCG TTGTGTGCAAATACGGAATTGGTTTGACTATCGTAATCATATTTGTATT GTCTTTGAGAAGCTTGGACCAAGCTTATACGATTTTCTCCGCAAAAACAGCTACCGTTCTTTTCCTATTGATCTTGTTCGGGAGCTTGGCAGACAACTTTTGGAGTCTGTAGCAT TTATGCATGATTTACGCCTTATCCACACTGATCTGAAGCcagaaaatattcttcttgTTTCTTCAGATTACATCAAAGTGCCAGATTATAAG TTTCTATCGCGGACTATTAAAGATGGTTCCTATTTCAAGAATCTGCCTAAGTCAAGCGCCATTAAGCTCATTGATTTTGGGAGTACAACATTTGAACACCAGGATCACAACTATGTGGTGTCAACAAGACATTACCGTGCACCAGAGGTTATTTTGG GCCTTGGATGGAACTACCCTTGTGATCTATGGAGTGTAGGATGCATACTTATTGAACTTTGCTCA GGGGAGGCCCTTTTCCAAACACATGAGAACTTGGAACATCTTGCAATGATGGAGAGGGTGTTGGGACCTCTGCCCCAACATATGGTGCTGAGAGCTGA CCGCCGTGCTGAGAAATATTTCAGGAGAGGTGCACGATTAGATTGGCCCGAGGGTGCAACCTCTAGAGAAAGCATGAGAGCAGTTTGGAAATTGCCCCGTCTTCAG AACCTTGTAATGCAGCATGTGGATCACTCTGCTGGTGATCTGATTGATCTCTTGCAAGGGCTGCTAAGATATGACCCAGCGGAGCGGCTTAAAGCAAGGGAAGCTCTCAGACATCCTTTTTTCACAAGGGATGTGAGAAGATGTGGCTACCCCTTGTAA
- the LOC117920431 gene encoding serine/threonine-protein kinase AFC1 isoform X5 yields the protein MIEIDVLQKLARHDVGGTRCVQIRNWFDYRNHICIVFEKLGPSLYDFLRKNSYRSFPIDLVRELGRQLLESVAFMHDLRLIHTDLKPENILLVSSDYIKVPDYKFLSRTIKDGSYFKNLPKSSAIKLIDFGSTTFEHQDHNYVVSTRHYRAPEVILGLGWNYPCDLWSVGCILIELCSGEALFQTHENLEHLAMMERVLGPLPQHMVLRADRRAEKYFRRGARLDWPEGATSRESMRAVWKLPRLQNLVMQHVDHSAGDLIDLLQGLLRYDPAERLKAREALRHPFFTRDVRRCGYPL from the exons ATGATTGAAATTGATGTGCTACAGAAGCTTGCCAGGCATGATGTTGGAGGCACTCG TTGTGTGCAAATACGGAATTGGTTTGACTATCGTAATCATATTTGTATT GTCTTTGAGAAGCTTGGACCAAGCTTATACGATTTTCTCCGCAAAAACAGCTACCGTTCTTTTCCTATTGATCTTGTTCGGGAGCTTGGCAGACAACTTTTGGAGTCTGTAGCAT TTATGCATGATTTACGCCTTATCCACACTGATCTGAAGCcagaaaatattcttcttgTTTCTTCAGATTACATCAAAGTGCCAGATTATAAG TTTCTATCGCGGACTATTAAAGATGGTTCCTATTTCAAGAATCTGCCTAAGTCAAGCGCCATTAAGCTCATTGATTTTGGGAGTACAACATTTGAACACCAGGATCACAACTATGTGGTGTCAACAAGACATTACCGTGCACCAGAGGTTATTTTGG GCCTTGGATGGAACTACCCTTGTGATCTATGGAGTGTAGGATGCATACTTATTGAACTTTGCTCA GGGGAGGCCCTTTTCCAAACACATGAGAACTTGGAACATCTTGCAATGATGGAGAGGGTGTTGGGACCTCTGCCCCAACATATGGTGCTGAGAGCTGA CCGCCGTGCTGAGAAATATTTCAGGAGAGGTGCACGATTAGATTGGCCCGAGGGTGCAACCTCTAGAGAAAGCATGAGAGCAGTTTGGAAATTGCCCCGTCTTCAG AACCTTGTAATGCAGCATGTGGATCACTCTGCTGGTGATCTGATTGATCTCTTGCAAGGGCTGCTAAGATATGACCCAGCGGAGCGGCTTAAAGCAAGGGAAGCTCTCAGACATCCTTTTTTCACAAGGGATGTGAGAAGATGTGGCTACCCCTTGTAA
- the LOC117920431 gene encoding serine/threonine-protein kinase AFC1 isoform X6 — MHDLRLIHTDLKPENILLVSSDYIKVPDYKFLSRTIKDGSYFKNLPKSSAIKLIDFGSTTFEHQDHNYVVSTRHYRAPEVILGLGWNYPCDLWSVGCILIELCSGEALFQTHENLEHLAMMERVLGPLPQHMVLRADRRAEKYFRRGARLDWPEGATSRESMRAVWKLPRLQNLVMQHVDHSAGDLIDLLQGLLRYDPAERLKAREALRHPFFTRDVRRCGYPL, encoded by the exons ATGCATGATTTACGCCTTATCCACACTGATCTGAAGCcagaaaatattcttcttgTTTCTTCAGATTACATCAAAGTGCCAGATTATAAG TTTCTATCGCGGACTATTAAAGATGGTTCCTATTTCAAGAATCTGCCTAAGTCAAGCGCCATTAAGCTCATTGATTTTGGGAGTACAACATTTGAACACCAGGATCACAACTATGTGGTGTCAACAAGACATTACCGTGCACCAGAGGTTATTTTGG GCCTTGGATGGAACTACCCTTGTGATCTATGGAGTGTAGGATGCATACTTATTGAACTTTGCTCA GGGGAGGCCCTTTTCCAAACACATGAGAACTTGGAACATCTTGCAATGATGGAGAGGGTGTTGGGACCTCTGCCCCAACATATGGTGCTGAGAGCTGA CCGCCGTGCTGAGAAATATTTCAGGAGAGGTGCACGATTAGATTGGCCCGAGGGTGCAACCTCTAGAGAAAGCATGAGAGCAGTTTGGAAATTGCCCCGTCTTCAG AACCTTGTAATGCAGCATGTGGATCACTCTGCTGGTGATCTGATTGATCTCTTGCAAGGGCTGCTAAGATATGACCCAGCGGAGCGGCTTAAAGCAAGGGAAGCTCTCAGACATCCTTTTTTCACAAGGGATGTGAGAAGATGTGGCTACCCCTTGTAA